The Nitrospira sp. genome includes the window TGGATACGCCGCACGTGATGTACAACGGGAACGTCCCGTAGAACGCCACAATGTGGCTCGCCGTGAAGCTCGTGTCCCGGATGATCACTTGGTGCCACGCCGCATCCTGCTCCAACGTGTAGCTGCCCGCGTAGTACACGCCCCAGATGTAACAGGCCAGCCAGCCCATCCAATAGAAGTACCGCTTCAACTCCAGTTTGGGGTCGAGATTGGCCAGGTTGCGGTCTCGGGTGGTCCAGATCCATCCTACCGACACCGCAAAGAACAAGGCGTTCGCCACGATGTTAAACCGCCACAGCCCCATCCACACGGAGTCGAATTCCGGGGTCATCGAATCCAACCCGTGCGAGTACCCAAACGCCCGTTGATACAGGACCCAGAAGATGCCCATCATCAGCATCGCCGCCCACCCGATC containing:
- a CDS encoding methane monooxygenase/ammonia monooxygenase subunit C; translation: MAADSSGRGYDISQWYDSKPWKIGWAAMLMMGIFWVLYQRAFGYSHGLDSMTPEFDSVWMGLWRFNIVANALFFAVSVGWIWTTRDRNLANLDPKLELKRYFYWMGWLACYIWGVYYAGSYTLEQDAAWHQVIIRDTSFTASHIVAFYGTFPLYITCGVS